TCGTGGGTTTCGCGGATGAGGGCGTCGATGAGGGTTTCGTCGGCTTCGAGTTTGCCGCTGGGGAGGTTGTACTGGCCGTCGGCGTAGCCGGTGCCGTCGCGTAGTGCCAGCAGGACGTGATCGCCTCGGGTGAGGATGAGGAGTACGTCGACGATGCTGGTGTACGGCATCCGCCGACCTTAACGTGCGCCCCCACGCAGTAGCGGATCGACGCGCTCGGCGACCCAGGCGACCCGTTGGGCGACGCTCAGGCCGAGCGGCAGGTCCAGGACGGGTGCCCCGGACGAGGTACACGCGTTGTGGACTGCTCGCGCGGTTTCGTCCTGGAGGTGGGCGACCTTGGCCCGGAAGGGGTCGTTGGGCTGGTCGTATCGGTCCGGGCAGTAGACGACGGCGTCGTAGGTGTAGGACCATGCGGCGCAGAATGCCGTCATGGCCCCCACCACCGCTGCCTCCCGGGTACCCGGTTCTGGTTTGAGGAGCATGTCGGCGTACGCGGCGACGTTCATGATCGTTTTGTCGCAGATGAGGAGTTCGTGG
This portion of the Allocatelliglobosispora scoriae genome encodes:
- a CDS encoding AAA family ATPase, with product MPMRDCIIVAIEGTHACGKTTLVHALTANYRERGVNVACTGEPARTSPFAEETVIFKRGEFDLPFEVDLFGAQLTTQLRAARHHELLICDKTIMNVAAYADMLLKPEPGTREAAVVGAMTAFCAAWSYTYDAVVYCPDRYDQPNDPFRAKVAHLQDETARAVHNACTSSGAPVLDLPLGLSVAQRVAWVAERVDPLLRGGAR